In Chlamydiales bacterium STE3, a single genomic region encodes these proteins:
- a CDS encoding Hypersensitivity response secretion protein HrcR (Product derived from UniProtKB/Swiss-Prot:Q52488;Gene name derived from UniProtKB/Swiss-Prot:Q52488) — MSFVKKGLIFVVICSIFWLNPETLFSQDENMLPRGRNVQSVDKSAVPIKPQDLPPNVRNPQSVFTNVFDTFQNPSLITQAAALAFMSLLPFIIMILTSFMKIVIVLSLLRSALGVQQAPPNQIINGVAFMLSLFVMYPTALKMYDSAHQVVAQTQVPTSLLAPESSSYILQVATAAREPLREFLKKNSLVKHQALFYRMAFKTLPETHRDNLKPDDFMIVVPSFITSQLKDAFEIGVLIYIPFFVIDLVTSNILLAMGMMMLSPVTISMPLKLFLLVMLDGWTLLIEGLVATFR, encoded by the coding sequence ATGTCTTTTGTGAAAAAGGGCCTTATCTTCGTCGTCATCTGTTCTATTTTCTGGCTTAATCCAGAAACATTATTTTCCCAAGATGAAAATATGCTCCCAAGGGGACGTAACGTACAATCTGTGGATAAATCTGCAGTACCTATCAAACCGCAAGACTTACCCCCCAATGTTAGAAATCCACAAAGTGTTTTTACAAACGTTTTCGATACCTTTCAAAACCCTTCGCTGATTACACAAGCAGCAGCCCTTGCTTTTATGTCTCTGCTGCCTTTTATCATCATGATTTTGACATCTTTCATGAAAATTGTGATTGTGCTTTCGCTGCTAAGGAGTGCTTTAGGTGTCCAGCAAGCTCCCCCTAACCAGATTATTAATGGCGTCGCCTTTATGTTGAGCTTATTTGTGATGTACCCGACTGCCTTAAAAATGTACGATAGTGCACATCAAGTTGTCGCTCAGACTCAAGTACCGACCTCTCTTTTAGCCCCTGAATCCTCTTCCTATATTCTTCAGGTCGCTACGGCAGCAAGGGAACCTTTAAGAGAGTTTTTAAAAAAAAATTCTCTTGTAAAACACCAGGCATTGTTTTACAGGATGGCATTTAAGACGCTGCCAGAGACTCATCGTGATAATTTAAAACCCGATGATTTTATGATTGTCGTTCCTTCATTCATTACAAGTCAGCTAAAAGATGCCTTTGAAATTGGAGTACTTATCTACATCCCTTTCTTTGTAATCGATCTAGTGACATCAAATATCTTGCTTGCTATGGGAATGATGATGCTCTCCCCTGTAACCATTTCTATGCCACTTAAATTATTTTTACTGGTCATGTTGGATGGTTGGACCCTACTCATTGAAGGATTAGTTGCTACCTTTAGATAA
- a CDS encoding putative polysaccharide export protein wza (Product derived from UniProtKB/Trembl:F8KVN6;Gene name derived from UniProtKB/Trembl:F8KVN6), with the protein MQIYLALILLVAMGTGCAPKNSCDYDLYGADEFVIDSYQIRKGKAAILEMQGVCLEDISEEAMCEYKDLIAEDDILNIVVYHPNRRDLMESFQFINGAVGGFKVRNGRVDLPDVPPVEVAGLSLDEAKEKLHKILNQEIKDIDVFVTYRDRLSRKVELTGLTGLSVLPVDGKIRLNEVIAHAHIAGDANLFMSYLLRNGIPQNIDFHKLLVEGDMSYNIVMRGGDKIYIAKPLDASVMIMGEVNAPRAIPLIYGYMSLREALVMAGGIPFTGDKRCIQVIRGNLQCPKIYVLSWQHIVHLPNDSLLLMPGDTVYVSPKPITEWNRFIEQLLPSYWGVQNVYNIYKLSSG; encoded by the coding sequence ATGCAGATCTATCTGGCCCTTATCCTTCTCGTCGCAATGGGCACTGGTTGCGCTCCAAAAAACTCCTGTGATTACGATCTTTACGGAGCAGATGAATTTGTGATTGACTCCTACCAAATTCGCAAGGGAAAAGCAGCGATTTTGGAGATGCAAGGCGTCTGTCTTGAAGATATTTCCGAAGAAGCCATGTGCGAGTATAAAGATCTTATTGCAGAAGATGATATTCTTAATATTGTTGTCTACCATCCTAACCGCCGCGATCTTATGGAATCGTTTCAATTCATCAATGGTGCAGTCGGCGGATTTAAAGTGCGTAATGGCAGGGTGGATCTTCCTGACGTCCCGCCTGTAGAGGTTGCCGGACTTTCTCTTGATGAAGCCAAAGAAAAGCTTCATAAAATTTTAAATCAAGAAATCAAAGACATTGACGTTTTTGTGACCTATAGGGACCGTCTCTCGAGAAAGGTAGAACTTACAGGCCTCACAGGACTGTCTGTCCTCCCAGTAGATGGAAAAATTCGCCTGAATGAAGTGATTGCCCATGCACATATTGCAGGTGATGCCAATTTATTCATGAGCTATCTTTTGCGCAATGGTATCCCCCAAAACATCGATTTTCACAAGTTGCTTGTAGAAGGAGATATGTCTTATAACATTGTGATGAGGGGTGGAGACAAAATTTATATTGCTAAACCCTTAGACGCCAGTGTCATGATTATGGGAGAAGTTAATGCTCCTCGCGCTATCCCCTTAATCTACGGCTACATGTCCCTAAGAGAAGCTCTTGTCATGGCAGGAGGCATTCCTTTTACAGGTGACAAACGCTGCATTCAAGTGATTCGCGGCAATTTGCAATGCCCTAAAATCTATGTTCTCTCTTGGCAACACATCGTGCATTTGCCGAATGATAGCCTTCTTTTAATGCCAGGGGATACTGTTTACGTTTCACCGAAACCGATTACAGAGTGGAATCGTTTCATTGAACAACTACTTCCAAGCTATTGGGGCGTGCAAAATG
- a CDS encoding hypothetical protein (Product derived from UniProtKB/Trembl:F8KWM8;UPF0051 protein slr0076) has protein sequence MTSDLKTDQERFQQDVSSIYTNYKLSDPLQRLRAKYWDHFLALGLPDRKTEVYRYVNLRQLFAKKFQVPAKSQTTREDLLPYLLPECRGSTLVFANGVFEPELSELQNLPKNVLVSSLTDAMKTFGPLLNNQTSQRLQKELDPFASLNGALSASGSFIYISPKMRLTNPIHILQVFDGEVNSSMMAPKIEIFLGAESEATFISTVAQMNGQNYFVNASINFSIEENAHVSLTQSVLGLSAEAWYFEALRASLKRDSSLKAICITDGGQGVRFDYRVDLIGENSECHLNGLCVLKEKKEAHQHILMNHQARDCRSMQFFKGVLDDASHSSFEGKIYVYQEAQKTQAFQLNNNLILSDLATAESKPNLEIFADDVKASHGATVGQLDENQLFYLKTRGLSSAEAKKLLVLGFCNEIIEKIPIFSLLQDITKRIQHTLK, from the coding sequence ATGACTTCGGATCTTAAGACAGACCAAGAACGCTTTCAACAAGATGTTAGCAGCATTTACACTAATTACAAATTAAGCGATCCTCTTCAGAGGCTTCGAGCAAAGTATTGGGATCATTTCCTTGCTTTAGGTTTGCCTGATCGAAAAACTGAAGTGTATCGCTATGTTAACTTGCGACAGCTATTTGCGAAAAAATTTCAAGTGCCTGCAAAGAGCCAGACGACTCGCGAAGACTTGTTACCCTATCTTTTGCCTGAATGCCGTGGCTCTACACTTGTTTTTGCGAACGGCGTTTTTGAACCGGAATTATCTGAATTGCAGAATTTACCAAAAAATGTGTTAGTGAGTTCATTGACTGATGCAATGAAGACTTTTGGGCCACTTCTTAATAACCAAACGTCCCAACGCCTTCAAAAAGAGCTCGACCCTTTTGCTTCTCTTAATGGAGCTTTGAGTGCAAGTGGAAGCTTTATTTATATTTCCCCAAAAATGCGCCTTACTAATCCGATTCATATTTTGCAAGTCTTTGATGGGGAAGTAAATTCCTCGATGATGGCTCCAAAAATCGAAATTTTTTTAGGTGCAGAGTCGGAGGCGACATTTATTTCTACAGTAGCTCAGATGAATGGACAAAATTACTTCGTCAATGCTTCCATTAATTTTTCCATCGAAGAGAACGCTCATGTGTCTCTCACACAATCTGTTTTAGGCCTATCAGCTGAGGCTTGGTATTTCGAGGCTCTAAGAGCAAGCTTAAAACGCGATAGCTCTTTAAAGGCGATTTGCATAACTGATGGTGGTCAAGGGGTGCGCTTTGACTACAGAGTAGATCTGATTGGAGAAAACTCTGAATGTCATCTAAATGGTCTTTGTGTGCTTAAAGAAAAGAAAGAAGCACATCAGCATATTCTAATGAATCACCAAGCGAGAGACTGCCGTTCAATGCAGTTCTTTAAAGGTGTTTTAGATGATGCCTCTCATTCTAGTTTCGAAGGGAAAATTTACGTTTATCAGGAAGCGCAGAAAACGCAGGCATTTCAATTAAATAACAATCTTATTTTGAGCGATCTTGCAACGGCAGAGAGTAAGCCTAATCTTGAAATTTTTGCAGATGACGTGAAAGCTTCACATGGAGCCACGGTAGGTCAGTTAGATGAAAATCAACTCTTTTATTTAAAGACAAGAGGGCTGTCCTCTGCAGAAGCTAAGAAGCTTTTAGTTTTAGGTTTTTGTAATGAGATAATAGAAAAAATCCCTATTTTTTCTCTTTTGCAAGATATAACTAAGAGAATCCAGCATACATTAAAATAA
- a CDS encoding Type III secretion integral inner membrane protein (Product derived from UniProtKB/Trembl:F8KV25;Gene name derived from UniProtKB/Trembl:F8KV25), which translates to MEVDSAYATLFLNSAFAKGDFLGALTLVILFLGRMLPIIALSPFFGARILPHPVKVVFALTLFVIFLPKLLEVTTTPITFNLMSLFLLAKEFFVGFCMGYVISIPFIIVQTTGIIIDHQRGGASLMVNDPTIQNQSSPLGTLFNFVLIYLFFLIDGPFLVIDLLGISYDIIPPDRFINPDFFRKNSAFWSMQMDVLNRVMVIGIQLATPALLIMLMTDLFLGIANRLAPQVQITFLGMALKSLLGLGIVCLGWYLFLEEANRDSYRWIYAIRDMLNMFKPSVPPLNS; encoded by the coding sequence ATGGAAGTGGATTCGGCATATGCAACGCTATTTTTAAACAGTGCCTTTGCAAAAGGAGATTTCCTTGGAGCTTTGACACTTGTTATTCTTTTTTTAGGACGGATGCTCCCTATTATTGCTCTGTCTCCTTTTTTTGGTGCTCGTATTCTTCCTCATCCCGTAAAAGTTGTTTTCGCCCTAACGCTTTTTGTGATTTTCTTGCCCAAACTCCTTGAAGTAACAACAACGCCAATTACTTTTAATCTCATGTCGCTCTTCCTATTGGCTAAAGAATTTTTTGTCGGATTTTGCATGGGTTATGTCATTAGCATTCCTTTTATTATTGTGCAAACAACAGGCATCATTATTGACCACCAGAGAGGAGGGGCGAGCTTGATGGTCAATGATCCTACTATTCAAAACCAATCCTCCCCTCTAGGGACTTTATTTAACTTTGTTCTTATCTATCTTTTTTTTCTAATTGACGGGCCTTTTTTAGTAATAGACCTTCTTGGAATTTCCTATGATATCATTCCTCCAGATCGCTTTATTAACCCCGATTTTTTTAGAAAAAATTCAGCTTTCTGGTCGATGCAAATGGATGTTCTCAACCGTGTCATGGTGATAGGGATCCAGCTTGCTACCCCTGCTTTATTGATTATGCTGATGACTGATTTGTTCTTAGGCATAGCAAATCGCCTAGCTCCACAAGTACAAATCACGTTTTTGGGCATGGCACTGAAATCCCTACTAGGCCTGGGAATTGTCTGTTTGGGATGGTATTTATTCCTCGAGGAAGCAAATCGTGACTCCTATCGCTGGATTTATGCCATCCGAGATATGCTCAATATGTTCAAGCCAAGTGTCCCCCCTCTTAATTCTTAA
- a CDS encoding putative ATP-dependent transporter ycf16 (Product derived from UniProtKB/Swiss-Prot:P51241;Gene name derived from UniProtKB/Swiss-Prot:P51241), translated as MIEIKNLHAHIDNKPILKGLTLSVKPGEIHAIMGPNGAGKSTLAKVLAGHPSYEASGEVLFKGQNILKLEPNERAHLGLFMGFQYPVEIPGVSNFQFLRAAINANRKARGEEQMSEEAFDVLLKEKMLLMDIKEEFKERNLNEGFSGGEKKRNEILQMALLNPDFSILDETDSGLDIDAMRIVAKGVNQLMSQEKGLVLITHYQRLLDYIHPHRVHVMLDGKIVESGGPELALELEKKGYDWLNPQAKESNS; from the coding sequence ATGATAGAAATTAAAAATTTGCATGCCCACATTGATAATAAGCCTATCCTAAAGGGTTTAACCCTTTCTGTTAAGCCGGGCGAAATCCATGCCATTATGGGACCCAATGGTGCCGGTAAATCTACTTTAGCTAAGGTTCTTGCTGGCCATCCCTCTTACGAAGCTTCTGGGGAAGTGCTTTTTAAAGGGCAAAATATTTTAAAATTAGAACCCAACGAACGCGCTCACCTTGGTTTATTCATGGGCTTCCAGTATCCCGTCGAAATTCCTGGGGTTAGTAATTTTCAGTTTTTGCGTGCCGCCATCAATGCAAATCGCAAAGCACGAGGAGAGGAGCAAATGTCTGAAGAGGCGTTTGACGTCTTACTTAAAGAAAAAATGCTCCTGATGGATATCAAAGAAGAGTTTAAGGAGCGCAATTTGAATGAAGGTTTTTCTGGTGGAGAAAAAAAGCGCAATGAAATCCTTCAAATGGCATTACTAAATCCAGATTTTAGTATTTTGGATGAGACGGATTCTGGCCTCGATATCGATGCGATGCGTATCGTAGCAAAGGGGGTAAACCAATTGATGTCCCAGGAAAAAGGACTTGTACTGATCACCCATTATCAAAGATTACTAGACTATATCCACCCTCATCGTGTTCATGTGATGTTAGACGGTAAAATTGTTGAATCGGGAGGACCTGAATTAGCTTTAGAATTAGAGAAGAAAGGCTATGACTGGTTAAATCCACAAGCAAAGGAAAGCAATTCTTAA
- a CDS encoding Type III secretion inner membrane protein SctS (Product derived from UniProtKB/Trembl:D6YTK6;Gene name derived from UniProtKB/Trembl:D6YTK6), which produces MFHSQVVQLAYQGLLLILILSAPPILISLFFGIIVAIFQAATQIQEQTLSFTIKLVAVTLTLMILGGWLGAQIMSFSLNIFTNFPKWSIGSP; this is translated from the coding sequence ATGTTTCACTCTCAAGTTGTACAATTAGCTTACCAAGGACTGCTTTTAATCTTGATTTTATCCGCACCTCCGATCCTGATCAGCCTTTTTTTTGGGATTATTGTGGCTATTTTTCAAGCGGCAACGCAAATTCAAGAGCAAACCCTCTCTTTTACGATCAAGCTTGTTGCCGTAACTTTAACTTTAATGATTTTAGGAGGGTGGCTAGGAGCACAAATTATGAGCTTTTCCTTAAATATCTTTACTAACTTCCCTAAATGGAGCATCGGAAGTCCATAA
- a CDS encoding Cysteine desulfurase (Product derived from UniProtKB/Trembl:D1RB89;EC number derived from UniProtKB/Trembl:D1RB89) — translation MDLNDFIKLRQDFPLLKKTMHSRPLIYFDTAATAQKPQTVIDAISNFYQNHYGTVHRAIYELSLHATQEYVNVREKVRAFLNAAKKEEIIFTRGTTESINLVAFSFGKAFIQEGDEILITEMEHHSNIVPWQLCCEERKASLKVVPIDELGVLDIEAFKKLLSPKTKLVAITHVSNSLGTINPVKEIISLAHESGAKVLVDGAQAAPHLPLDVQDLDADFYVFSGHKIYGPTGIGILYGKEELLKQMPPYQGGGDMINEVTFEKTTYAELPLKFEAGTPLIAEVIGLGTAIDYLNHLGMDNIQAWEHELIIYATEQVRDIPGFRIIGQAPHKGAILSFVVNGIHPLDIGTMMDLKGIAIRTGHHCAQPVMRHFGVPGTARASFGLYNTKQEIDFFKQSLLEIIALLK, via the coding sequence ATGGATCTTAATGACTTCATTAAGCTACGGCAAGACTTTCCCCTTCTTAAAAAAACGATGCATAGTCGGCCTCTTATTTATTTTGACACTGCCGCCACGGCACAGAAGCCTCAAACTGTTATTGACGCCATTTCTAACTTTTACCAAAACCATTATGGGACTGTACATCGCGCTATTTATGAACTTTCTCTCCATGCGACTCAAGAATATGTCAACGTGCGCGAAAAAGTGCGTGCATTCCTAAATGCGGCAAAAAAAGAAGAGATCATTTTCACAAGGGGTACTACTGAATCCATTAATCTTGTGGCCTTTTCTTTCGGAAAGGCTTTTATTCAAGAAGGAGATGAAATTTTAATCACAGAGATGGAACACCATTCTAATATTGTCCCTTGGCAACTTTGTTGTGAAGAGAGGAAAGCCTCTTTAAAAGTGGTTCCTATTGATGAACTCGGTGTTTTAGATATTGAAGCTTTTAAAAAGCTTTTATCACCAAAAACAAAACTTGTTGCGATAACTCACGTTTCTAATTCATTAGGCACCATTAACCCTGTGAAAGAAATAATTTCTTTGGCCCATGAAAGCGGAGCGAAGGTCTTAGTAGATGGTGCGCAAGCTGCCCCTCATCTGCCTTTAGACGTGCAGGATTTAGATGCGGATTTTTATGTATTCTCTGGTCATAAAATCTATGGACCGACAGGGATTGGCATCCTTTATGGCAAAGAAGAGCTTTTAAAGCAAATGCCTCCTTATCAAGGAGGGGGTGATATGATCAATGAAGTTACTTTCGAGAAAACCACCTATGCCGAATTGCCATTAAAATTTGAAGCAGGAACTCCCTTGATTGCGGAAGTGATCGGGCTTGGTACGGCCATTGATTATCTTAATCACTTAGGGATGGATAACATACAAGCTTGGGAGCATGAGCTCATTATTTATGCGACAGAGCAAGTACGAGATATTCCAGGATTTAGGATCATTGGGCAAGCCCCTCATAAAGGAGCCATTTTAAGCTTTGTCGTTAACGGCATTCATCCCCTGGATATCGGTACAATGATGGACCTGAAGGGGATTGCTATTAGAACAGGACATCATTGTGCCCAGCCGGTGATGCGCCACTTTGGCGTTCCTGGAACAGCTCGAGCATCGTTTGGCCTTTATAATACGAAACAAGAAATCGATTTCTTTAAGCAAAGTCTTTTAGAAATCATAGCTTTACTAAAGTAG
- a CDS encoding hypothetical protein (Product derived from UniProtKB/Swiss-Prot:Q55790;Gene name derived from UniProtKB/Trembl:Q6MET6;UPF0051 protein slr0074), which yields MLNLYVLYYNKCFKGEVLEQSMASDLEFSKKSEYKYGFVTQVETESLPKGLSEEVVRAISQKKNEPDFLLKFRLKAYERWLQMKEPRWANVSYSPIDYQNITYYSAPKQKAKVNSLNEVDPEILKTFERLGIPLDEQMRLSNVAVDMIFDSVSIGTTFKKKLEEAGVVLCSISEAIHLYPEIIEKYLGTVVPIGDNFFAALNSAVFSDGSFVYVPKGVHCPMELSTYFRINDKESGQFERTLIVAEEGSYVSYLEGCTAPAFDNNQLHAAVVELVALERATIKYSTVQNWYSGNPKTGEGGIYNFVTKRGKCQGAFSKISWTQVEVGAAITWKYPSCILQGDHSVGEFYSVALTNGHMQADTGTKMIHIGKETSSTIISKGISADQSHNSYRGLVKVSPKAKGARNYTQCDSMLVGSTCSANTFPSIEVANSTSEIEHEASTSKMNEEQLFYFQSRGIDTEDAISMIVNGFCKDVIKELPLEFATEAQKLLTLKLENSVG from the coding sequence ATGTTAAATTTATATGTTTTATATTATAATAAGTGTTTTAAGGGAGAGGTTTTGGAGCAAAGTATGGCTTCAGATTTAGAGTTTTCAAAAAAATCTGAGTACAAATATGGCTTTGTCACTCAAGTCGAGACAGAGAGCTTGCCAAAAGGTTTGAGTGAAGAAGTTGTTCGCGCCATCTCACAAAAAAAAAATGAGCCCGATTTTTTATTAAAATTTCGTTTGAAAGCCTATGAAAGATGGCTACAAATGAAAGAACCAAGATGGGCTAACGTCTCTTATTCACCCATTGATTACCAAAACATCACCTATTATTCGGCTCCTAAACAAAAAGCCAAGGTGAATTCTCTTAATGAAGTGGATCCAGAAATCTTGAAAACTTTTGAGCGTCTCGGCATTCCCCTTGATGAACAGATGCGTTTGTCTAATGTGGCTGTCGATATGATTTTCGATTCCGTTTCCATTGGAACGACCTTTAAAAAAAAATTAGAGGAGGCAGGCGTTGTTTTATGTTCTATTTCTGAGGCCATCCACCTTTACCCTGAGATTATTGAAAAATATTTAGGTACAGTTGTGCCAATTGGGGATAATTTCTTTGCTGCACTTAACTCCGCAGTGTTTTCTGATGGCTCCTTTGTCTATGTTCCTAAGGGGGTTCATTGCCCAATGGAATTGTCCACCTACTTCCGTATTAACGATAAAGAGTCTGGGCAATTTGAACGCACCCTAATCGTTGCCGAGGAAGGATCCTATGTAAGTTATCTTGAGGGATGTACTGCCCCTGCTTTTGACAACAACCAGCTGCATGCAGCTGTGGTGGAACTTGTCGCTCTTGAACGGGCAACCATTAAATACTCGACTGTGCAAAATTGGTATTCAGGAAATCCGAAAACGGGTGAGGGGGGTATTTACAATTTTGTGACTAAAAGAGGTAAGTGTCAGGGTGCCTTTTCTAAAATTTCATGGACTCAGGTGGAAGTTGGCGCCGCAATCACTTGGAAATACCCTAGTTGTATTCTCCAAGGAGACCATTCTGTTGGTGAATTCTATTCCGTTGCATTGACTAATGGGCATATGCAGGCAGATACGGGAACGAAAATGATTCATATTGGAAAAGAGACAAGTTCAACGATTATTTCAAAAGGAATTTCTGCAGACCAGTCTCACAATAGCTATAGAGGACTTGTAAAAGTTTCTCCCAAAGCAAAAGGTGCGAGGAATTATACGCAGTGCGATTCAATGCTAGTGGGAAGTACTTGTTCAGCTAACACTTTTCCTTCCATTGAAGTAGCGAATTCTACATCTGAAATTGAGCATGAAGCTTCAACCTCTAAAATGAATGAAGAACAACTTTTCTATTTTCAGTCTAGAGGGATAGATACAGAAGATGCAATCAGCATGATCGTCAATGGCTTTTGCAAGGATGTGATTAAAGAGCTTCCTCTCGAATTTGCTACTGAAGCCCAAAAACTGTTAACTTTAAAGCTGGAAAATTCCGTCGGCTAA
- a CDS encoding Threonylcarbamoyl-AMP synthase (Product derived from UniProtKB/Swiss-Prot:P39153;Gene name derived from UniProtKB/Swiss-Prot:P39153;EC number derived from UniProtKB/Swiss-Prot:P39153), giving the protein MKVDVNQAISLLLRGDVVALPTETVYGLAASLKAPSAIQKIFDLKNRPANNPLIVHISSLQAITSYVDQTPPHFEELAQAFWPGPLTLILPTIPEKIPHQVSAGLPTTAFRFPSHPIAREVLENTGPLVIPSANLSGSPSSTYYSHVERDFGRDFPVLDGGACSKGLESTILIFHEERWVIARLGALAAEDFCSVLPYAPDYLKSRSTPLCPGQCYRHYSPKAKLILGGPFLEASLIIGFEGREYPTSAEVWRWGSLEKPQEVAKSLYHLLRQLDLQERKVAWIDNDFPQVGLWKTLHERLQKAASSTGSPFSILL; this is encoded by the coding sequence ATGAAAGTGGATGTGAACCAAGCTATTTCTCTCCTTTTGCGAGGAGATGTTGTCGCTCTTCCAACGGAGACCGTTTATGGTTTAGCAGCTTCTCTGAAAGCCCCATCGGCTATTCAGAAAATTTTCGATTTAAAAAATCGACCTGCAAATAATCCCCTTATCGTACATATCTCTTCCTTGCAAGCTATCACGTCTTACGTTGACCAGACGCCTCCCCACTTCGAAGAGTTAGCCCAAGCTTTTTGGCCAGGTCCTTTAACCCTTATTTTACCTACCATCCCAGAAAAAATTCCCCATCAGGTTTCTGCTGGCTTGCCGACAACTGCTTTTCGGTTTCCGAGTCACCCCATAGCAAGGGAAGTTTTAGAAAACACAGGTCCTCTTGTTATTCCTTCTGCTAACTTATCAGGGAGTCCTTCCTCCACTTATTATTCACATGTTGAAAGAGATTTTGGCAGGGATTTTCCTGTTTTAGATGGGGGAGCTTGTAGTAAGGGGTTAGAATCAACAATCCTTATTTTTCACGAAGAACGTTGGGTGATCGCTCGTTTAGGAGCACTTGCCGCTGAAGATTTTTGTTCTGTATTGCCCTATGCGCCTGATTACTTGAAAAGTAGGTCTACTCCATTGTGTCCGGGCCAATGTTACCGTCATTATTCACCAAAGGCAAAGCTAATATTAGGAGGTCCATTTTTAGAGGCTTCTTTAATCATCGGATTTGAAGGCCGGGAATACCCCACCTCGGCTGAAGTTTGGCGCTGGGGAAGCTTAGAAAAACCCCAAGAGGTCGCCAAATCCTTATATCATCTCCTACGCCAGCTAGATCTTCAAGAAAGAAAAGTCGCTTGGATTGACAATGATTTTCCTCAAGTTGGGTTGTGGAAAACGCTCCATGAGCGTCTTCAAAAGGCTGCTTCTTCTACCGGATCTCCATTTTCAATTCTCTTGTAA